A stretch of the Mycobacterium sp. ITM-2016-00317 genome encodes the following:
- a CDS encoding PPOX class F420-dependent oxidoreductase, with translation MTFTTFEIEFMEQADVGRLATIQPDGTPQNSPVGFTFNDRLGTIDIAGYQMSRSRKFRNIAQNNKVAFVVDDIPSRDPWRVRCLEIRGTAEQVLLDEPPREPNGEPLDGAVIRITPRRVISFGIDDQKTEPHQLVAHVRNVDGG, from the coding sequence ATGACCTTCACCACATTCGAAATCGAGTTCATGGAGCAGGCCGACGTGGGCAGACTGGCCACCATCCAGCCGGACGGCACGCCCCAGAACAGCCCCGTGGGCTTCACCTTCAACGACCGGCTGGGCACCATCGACATCGCCGGCTATCAGATGTCGCGCAGCCGCAAGTTCCGCAACATCGCGCAGAACAACAAGGTGGCCTTCGTCGTCGACGACATCCCGTCAAGGGATCCGTGGCGGGTCCGCTGCCTGGAGATCCGGGGCACCGCCGAACAGGTGCTGCTGGACGAGCCCCCGCGCGAACCCAACGGGGAGCCGCTGGATGGCGCCGTCATCCGCATCACCCCGCGTCGGGTGATCAGCTTCGGGATCGACGACCAGAAGACCGAGCCGCACCAGCTCGTCGCCCACGTCCGGAACGTCGACGGCGGCTGA
- a CDS encoding CPBP family intramembrane glutamic endopeptidase has product MADRLRATALAAVVLAWSAVKLRIPPRWNPLPQAVFGTAMALLARPLLGLRPPTLWAGLRWGGAAAVPVLASVAAATAIPAVRDAMAAGARPPDAGRWLLLRIPVGTVWAEEAAYRAAAGTAAERAFGVRVGRLVAAATFGLSHIPDARSSGTPVVGTVLVTGAAGWLFSWLYDESGSLAAPMIAHLAVNEAGAVAALAVSRRRRSGRGRRAGAARSSGRRSRS; this is encoded by the coding sequence ATGGCCGACCGGCTGCGCGCGACGGCGCTGGCCGCTGTGGTGCTCGCCTGGAGCGCGGTCAAACTGCGTATCCCGCCGCGGTGGAACCCGTTGCCGCAGGCGGTGTTCGGCACCGCGATGGCCCTGCTGGCCCGCCCTCTGCTGGGATTGCGGCCACCCACGCTGTGGGCGGGTCTGCGGTGGGGCGGCGCGGCTGCGGTGCCCGTGCTGGCGAGCGTCGCCGCCGCGACGGCGATCCCGGCGGTGCGCGACGCGATGGCCGCAGGAGCGCGGCCGCCGGACGCCGGCCGCTGGCTGTTGTTGCGCATCCCCGTCGGCACGGTGTGGGCCGAGGAAGCCGCCTACCGCGCGGCGGCAGGCACCGCCGCTGAGCGGGCCTTCGGGGTCCGCGTCGGGCGGCTCGTCGCGGCGGCGACGTTCGGCCTGTCCCACATCCCCGACGCGCGAAGCTCCGGAACTCCGGTCGTCGGCACGGTGCTGGTCACCGGCGCCGCCGGGTGGCTTTTCTCGTGGCTCTACGACGAGTCCGGCAGCCTGGCCGCACCGATGATCGCCCACCTCGCCGTCAACGAGGCCGGGGCGGTCGCCGCGCTGGCCGTCAGCCGCCGTCGACGTTCCGGACGTGGGCGACGAGCTGGTGCGGCTCGGTCTTCTGGTCGTCGATCCCGAAGCTGA
- a CDS encoding alpha/beta hydrolase — MTGSDTEKNPAYLWAWRLLRLDFTGIAFSALFFCLSLTPSLLPRDWLFQGLIGGLNAAIGYGIGVFLARMVRRFLLAGREWWPPPRRLAAVLKVVTVTASVGACVLMVIPAAAWQRQVSALMGIEGPATSSYLRTLALAAVVGGLCVAGARVVLDLIRTMARYLIRRWRLSDEIALFIGTAVVVVLVITLVNGVLVRGFLAGANWVFQPQNLTTADGVLQPDRPERSGSPESFADWDTLGHQGRSFVAGGLRADELTRINGRAAREPIRVYVGLQTADTDEARMAVLLSELERTRAFDRQVLVIAPTTGTGWINPIASKSLEMMYNGDTAIVGSQYSYLPSWISFLGDQQKSMRSGRSMIDAVRDRWAELPPDRRPRLLLYGESLGSMAGQGAFDWLPDISRKGFSSVLWVGPPNASPLWRGITERRDPGTPEVEPRYDNGRTVRFSQGNDAEQIAADAAAPWDGTRVLFLQHPSDPIVWWSEDLLFTRPDWLSEPPGRDRTASMRWYPIVTFWQVAADMTNAVSVPGGHGHNYGDFIVDGWAAVAAPPGWTRADTERIRIALEETETESGDA, encoded by the coding sequence GTGACGGGTAGCGACACCGAGAAAAACCCCGCATACCTGTGGGCGTGGCGCCTGCTACGCCTCGATTTCACCGGCATCGCGTTCAGCGCGCTGTTCTTCTGCCTGTCGCTGACGCCGTCCCTGCTGCCCCGGGACTGGCTGTTCCAGGGGCTGATCGGCGGCCTCAACGCCGCCATCGGTTACGGCATCGGCGTGTTCCTCGCCAGGATGGTCCGTCGCTTCCTGCTGGCGGGCCGGGAATGGTGGCCGCCTCCGAGGCGGCTGGCCGCCGTGCTCAAGGTTGTGACGGTCACCGCGTCGGTCGGCGCCTGCGTGCTGATGGTGATCCCCGCCGCGGCCTGGCAGCGGCAGGTGTCGGCCCTGATGGGCATCGAGGGGCCGGCGACGTCGAGCTACCTGCGCACGCTCGCCCTCGCCGCCGTCGTCGGCGGTCTCTGCGTGGCGGGGGCCCGCGTGGTGCTGGACCTCATCAGGACGATGGCCCGGTACCTGATCCGGCGCTGGCGGCTGTCCGACGAGATCGCGCTGTTCATCGGCACCGCGGTGGTGGTGGTGCTGGTGATCACGTTGGTCAACGGCGTGCTGGTGCGTGGCTTCCTCGCCGGCGCCAACTGGGTGTTCCAGCCGCAGAACCTCACCACCGCAGACGGTGTGCTGCAGCCTGACCGCCCTGAAAGATCAGGCAGCCCAGAGTCTTTCGCCGACTGGGACACCCTCGGGCACCAAGGGCGCAGTTTCGTCGCCGGTGGTCTCCGCGCCGACGAGCTCACCCGCATCAACGGCAGGGCCGCCCGGGAGCCGATCCGGGTCTACGTCGGCCTGCAGACCGCCGACACCGACGAAGCGCGGATGGCGGTACTGCTCAGCGAATTGGAGCGCACCCGCGCATTCGACCGCCAGGTCCTGGTGATCGCACCGACCACCGGTACCGGGTGGATCAACCCGATCGCCTCGAAGTCGCTGGAGATGATGTACAACGGCGACACCGCGATCGTCGGGTCGCAGTATTCCTATCTGCCGAGCTGGATTTCGTTCCTCGGCGATCAGCAGAAGTCGATGCGATCGGGCCGGTCGATGATCGACGCCGTACGTGACCGGTGGGCCGAGTTGCCGCCCGACCGTCGCCCGCGGCTGCTGCTCTACGGCGAGAGCCTGGGCTCGATGGCCGGGCAGGGCGCCTTCGACTGGCTGCCCGACATCTCCCGCAAGGGGTTCTCCTCGGTGCTGTGGGTCGGCCCACCCAACGCCAGCCCGTTGTGGCGCGGCATCACCGAGCGCCGCGACCCCGGAACCCCCGAGGTCGAACCGCGCTACGACAACGGGCGCACGGTGCGCTTCTCGCAGGGCAACGACGCCGAGCAGATCGCCGCCGACGCCGCGGCCCCGTGGGACGGCACCCGGGTGCTGTTCCTGCAGCATCCGTCCGACCCGATCGTGTGGTGGTCGGAGGATCTGCTGTTCACCCGGCCCGACTGGCTTTCCGAACCACCGGGGCGGGACCGCACCGCGTCGATGCGCTGGTACCCGATCGTCACCTTCTGGCAGGTCGCCGCCGACATGACCAACGCCGTGTCGGTGCCGGGCGGCCACGGCCACAACTACGGCGACTTCATCGTCGACGGCTGGGCGGCGGTCGCGGCCCCGCCAGGGTGGACCAGGGCGGACACCGAGAGGATCCGGATCGCGCTGGAGGAAACGGAAACCGAGAGCGGCGACGCCTGA
- the purL gene encoding phosphoribosylformylglycinamidine synthase subunit PurL — MTQEVDTVERAAATPDQPQPFRELGLKDDEYERIREILGRRPTDAELAMYSVMWSEHCSYKSSKVHLRYFGETTTEKMRETMLAGIGENAGVVDIGDGWAATFKVESHNHPSYIEPYQGAATGVGGIVRDIMAMGARPVAVMDQLRFGAADAPDTRRVLDGVVRGVGGYGNSLGLPNIGGETVFDASYAGNPLVNALCVGVLRKEDLKLAFASGAGNKIILFGARTGLDGIGGVSVLASETFGGDEAGGHEAEGGAGPSRSAGRKKLPSVQVGDPFTEKVLIECCLELYAADLVVGIQDLGGAGLSCATSELASAGDGGMKVELDQVPLRAANMTPAEILSSESQERMCAVVTPDNVDAFMEVCRKWDVLATVIGEVTDSGRLEITWHGQTVVDVPPRTVAHEGPVYERPVQRPDSQDALVADTSASLKRPSTGEELRATLLELLGSPHLCSRAFITEQYDRYVRGNTVLAEHADGGVLRVDEQTGRGIAISTDASGRYTALDPYTGAQLALAEAYRNVAVTGATPVAVTNCLNFGSPEDPGVMWQFSQAVRGLADGAAALGIPVTGGNVSFYNQTGSTAILPTPVVGVLGVIDDVKRRIPTGFGNEPGETLILLGDTRDEFDGSIWAQVTAGHLGGVPPKVDLERERLLAEVLTAGSRDGLISAAHDLSEGGLIQAVVEASLAGETGCRIVLPADSDPFVLLFSESAGRALVAVPRTEESRFVAMCEARGLPATRIGVVDAGPDGSEPTVEVQGQFTVTLGELRRTSEGVLPGLFG; from the coding sequence TTGACCCAAGAGGTAGACACCGTCGAGCGGGCTGCCGCCACTCCCGACCAGCCCCAACCCTTCCGGGAACTGGGGCTCAAGGACGACGAGTACGAGCGGATCCGCGAAATCCTCGGCCGGCGTCCGACCGACGCCGAGCTGGCGATGTACTCGGTGATGTGGAGCGAGCACTGCTCCTACAAGTCCTCGAAGGTGCACCTGCGCTACTTCGGTGAGACCACCACCGAGAAGATGCGCGAGACCATGCTCGCCGGTATCGGTGAGAACGCCGGCGTCGTCGACATCGGCGACGGATGGGCGGCCACCTTCAAGGTCGAGTCCCACAACCACCCGTCCTACATCGAGCCCTATCAGGGCGCGGCGACCGGCGTCGGCGGCATCGTGCGCGACATCATGGCGATGGGCGCCCGGCCGGTCGCAGTGATGGACCAGCTGCGCTTCGGCGCCGCGGACGCACCCGACACCCGCCGCGTCCTCGACGGCGTGGTGCGCGGTGTCGGCGGCTACGGCAACTCGCTCGGCCTGCCCAACATCGGCGGCGAGACGGTGTTCGACGCCAGCTACGCGGGCAACCCGCTGGTGAACGCGCTGTGCGTCGGCGTGCTGCGCAAAGAGGACCTGAAGCTGGCCTTCGCCTCCGGCGCGGGCAACAAGATCATCCTGTTCGGCGCCCGCACCGGCCTCGACGGCATCGGCGGCGTCTCGGTGCTGGCGTCGGAGACGTTCGGGGGCGACGAGGCGGGCGGACACGAAGCCGAAGGCGGAGCTGGACCATCGAGAAGTGCGGGCCGCAAGAAGCTGCCGTCGGTCCAGGTCGGCGACCCATTCACCGAGAAGGTGCTCATCGAGTGCTGCCTGGAGCTCTACGCCGCTGATCTCGTGGTCGGTATCCAGGACCTCGGTGGTGCCGGATTGTCGTGCGCCACTTCTGAACTCGCCTCCGCCGGCGACGGCGGCATGAAGGTCGAACTGGACCAGGTGCCGCTGCGGGCGGCGAACATGACCCCCGCCGAGATCCTGTCCAGCGAGTCGCAGGAGCGGATGTGCGCGGTCGTCACGCCGGACAACGTCGATGCGTTCATGGAGGTCTGCCGCAAGTGGGATGTGCTTGCCACCGTCATCGGTGAGGTCACCGACAGCGGCCGTCTGGAGATCACCTGGCACGGCCAGACCGTCGTCGACGTGCCGCCGCGCACCGTGGCCCACGAAGGCCCCGTGTACGAGCGGCCCGTGCAGCGTCCGGACAGCCAGGACGCGCTCGTCGCCGACACCTCGGCGTCGCTGAAGCGCCCGTCGACGGGTGAGGAACTACGTGCGACGCTGCTGGAGCTGCTCGGAAGCCCGCACCTGTGCAGCCGCGCGTTCATCACCGAGCAGTACGACCGCTACGTGCGCGGCAACACGGTGCTGGCCGAGCACGCCGACGGCGGCGTGCTGCGCGTCGACGAGCAGACCGGTCGCGGCATCGCGATCTCCACCGACGCCTCCGGGCGCTACACCGCGCTCGACCCCTACACCGGGGCACAGCTCGCGCTGGCCGAGGCCTACCGCAACGTCGCGGTCACCGGCGCCACCCCGGTGGCGGTGACCAACTGCCTGAACTTCGGCTCGCCCGAGGATCCCGGCGTGATGTGGCAGTTCTCCCAGGCTGTCCGCGGACTCGCCGATGGCGCTGCCGCCCTTGGCATTCCGGTGACGGGAGGCAACGTCAGCTTCTACAACCAGACGGGCAGCACCGCGATCCTGCCGACCCCGGTCGTCGGTGTGCTCGGCGTGATCGACGACGTGAAGCGGCGTATCCCCACCGGTTTCGGCAACGAACCGGGGGAGACGCTGATCCTGCTGGGCGACACCCGGGACGAGTTCGACGGGTCGATCTGGGCGCAGGTCACCGCCGGTCATCTCGGTGGCGTGCCGCCCAAGGTCGACCTGGAGCGGGAACGCCTGCTGGCCGAGGTGCTCACCGCCGGCTCGCGGGACGGGCTGATCTCGGCGGCGCACGACCTCTCCGAGGGCGGTCTCATCCAGGCCGTGGTGGAGGCGTCGCTGGCCGGCGAAACCGGTTGCCGCATCGTCCTTCCCGCCGACAGCGACCCGTTCGTGCTGCTGTTCTCCGAATCCGCGGGCCGGGCGCTCGTCGCGGTGCCGCGCACCGAGGAGAGCCGGTTCGTCGCGATGTGCGAGGCCCGCGGCCTGCCGGCCACCCGTATCGGTGTCGTGGACGCGGGTCCGGACGGCAGCGAACCCACCGTCGAGGTGCAGGGTCAGTTCACGGTGACACTCGGCGAATTGCGGCGCACGTCGGAGGGCGTGCTGCCCGGGTTGTTCGGGTGA
- a CDS encoding VOC family protein: MSLKIEMVTFDCVDPDALADWWAEAVGGEVNAVAPGEFVMVVRDGEPNLGFQRVPDPTPGKNKVHLDFHAEDRESEVARLVGLGARETDRNNFGPEFEWVVLADPEGNAFCVA, encoded by the coding sequence ATGTCGCTGAAGATTGAGATGGTCACTTTCGACTGTGTGGATCCCGACGCGCTCGCCGACTGGTGGGCCGAGGCGGTGGGTGGAGAAGTGAACGCCGTCGCGCCCGGTGAGTTCGTCATGGTGGTGCGCGACGGTGAACCCAACCTCGGGTTCCAGCGGGTACCCGACCCGACCCCCGGGAAGAACAAGGTGCACCTGGACTTCCACGCCGAGGACCGCGAATCCGAGGTGGCGCGACTGGTCGGACTGGGTGCGCGCGAGACGGACCGGAACAACTTCGGCCCCGAGTTCGAATGGGTGGTGCTGGCCGACCCGGAGGGCAACGCCTTCTGTGTGGCCTGA
- a CDS encoding M18 family aminopeptidase has translation MPASPQGLCEFIDASPSPFHVCRTAADRLLAAGFTELSESDPWPGAGEFFTVRAGSLIAWRTGEDDRALPFRIVGAHTDSPNLRVKQHPDRFVSGWQVVALQPYGGAWLNSWLDRDLGISGRLSVREGNTIRHTLVRVDEPILRVPQLAIHLSEDRKGVELNPQRHVNAVWGVGDRSRSFLGFVADETGVDEDDVLGFDLMTHDLTPSRLVGADDALVSAPRLDNLATCYAGLEAFLAADPGCGVVPVLVLFDHEEVGSQSDHGAQSELLLTVLERITLAAGGSREDFLRRLPTSMVASGDMAHATHPNYPERHEPGHLIEVNAGPVLKVQPNLRYATDGRTAAAFALACAQAGVNLQRYEHRADLPCGSTIGPMTAANTGIPTVDVGAAQLAMHSAREVMGAADVADYSAALQAFLSPA, from the coding sequence ATGCCTGCTAGCCCCCAGGGTCTGTGCGAGTTCATCGACGCCTCACCGTCGCCGTTCCACGTCTGCCGCACCGCCGCGGACCGTCTGCTCGCCGCCGGTTTCACCGAGCTCTCCGAGAGCGATCCGTGGCCGGGCGCCGGCGAGTTCTTCACCGTGCGCGCCGGATCGTTGATCGCCTGGCGGACAGGCGAGGACGACCGCGCGCTCCCGTTTCGGATCGTCGGTGCCCACACCGACAGCCCCAACCTGCGGGTCAAGCAGCACCCCGACCGGTTCGTCTCCGGCTGGCAGGTCGTCGCGCTGCAGCCGTACGGCGGCGCCTGGCTGAACTCGTGGCTGGACCGCGACCTCGGGATCAGCGGGCGGCTGTCGGTGCGGGAGGGCAACACGATCCGGCACACGCTGGTCCGGGTGGACGAGCCGATCCTGCGGGTCCCGCAGCTGGCCATCCACCTGTCCGAGGACCGCAAGGGCGTCGAGCTCAACCCGCAGCGGCACGTCAACGCGGTGTGGGGGGTCGGTGACCGATCCCGCTCGTTCCTGGGGTTCGTGGCCGACGAGACCGGGGTCGACGAGGACGACGTGCTGGGCTTCGACCTGATGACCCACGACCTGACCCCGTCGCGGCTGGTCGGCGCCGACGACGCGCTGGTGAGTGCGCCACGTCTGGACAACTTGGCCACCTGCTACGCCGGGCTGGAGGCGTTCCTGGCGGCCGATCCCGGCTGCGGTGTGGTGCCGGTGCTGGTGCTCTTCGATCACGAGGAGGTCGGCTCGCAGTCCGACCACGGCGCCCAGTCGGAGCTGCTGCTGACGGTGCTGGAGCGCATCACGCTGGCCGCGGGCGGAAGCCGCGAGGACTTCCTGCGACGGCTGCCGACCTCGATGGTGGCGTCGGGGGACATGGCGCACGCGACCCACCCGAACTATCCGGAACGGCACGAGCCCGGCCATCTGATCGAGGTCAACGCCGGCCCGGTGCTCAAGGTGCAGCCCAACCTGCGCTACGCCACCGACGGGCGGACGGCCGCGGCGTTCGCGCTGGCGTGTGCGCAGGCCGGGGTGAACCTGCAACGCTACGAACACCGCGCCGACCTGCCGTGCGGGTCGACCATCGGTCCGATGACCGCGGCCAACACCGGCATCCCCACCGTTGACGTCGGCGCCGCGCAGCTGGCGATGCATTCGGCGCGTGAGGTGATGGGCGCCGCCGATGTGGCCGATTATTCGGCGGCATTGCAGGCGTTCTTGTCACCGGCCTGA
- a CDS encoding Dyp-type peroxidase, producing the protein MPAPLPQPVLAPLTPAAIFLVATIDDGGEQTVHDALGDIAGLVRAVGFRDPAKRLSVVTSIGSQAWDRLFSGPRPVELHPFAELDGDRHHAPSTPGDLLFHIRAETMDVCFELATRLVAAMGVITVVDETHGFRFFDNRDLLGFVDGTENPDGPLADSATRIGDEDPDFAGGCYVHVQKYLHLMDSWNALSTEEQERVIGRTKLDDIELDDAVKPANSHVALNVVEDEDGTELKIVRHNMPFGEVGTGEFGTYFIGYSRTPAVTERMLRNMFIGDPPGNTDRILDFSKAVTGSMFFTPITDFLNDPPPLPDSATETAQPAAEERGGYAGSLAIGSLKGQPQ; encoded by the coding sequence GTGCCCGCCCCACTGCCCCAGCCGGTGCTCGCGCCGCTGACCCCGGCGGCGATCTTCCTGGTGGCCACGATCGACGACGGCGGCGAGCAGACGGTGCACGACGCGCTCGGGGACATCGCCGGGCTGGTGCGTGCGGTCGGCTTTCGCGATCCCGCCAAGCGGCTGTCGGTGGTGACCTCGATCGGCTCGCAGGCCTGGGACCGGCTGTTCTCCGGACCCCGGCCGGTCGAGTTGCACCCGTTCGCCGAACTCGACGGCGACCGCCACCACGCGCCGTCGACGCCGGGCGACCTGCTGTTCCACATCCGTGCCGAGACGATGGACGTGTGCTTCGAGTTGGCGACCAGACTGGTCGCCGCGATGGGGGTGATCACCGTCGTCGACGAGACCCACGGCTTCCGGTTCTTCGACAACCGTGACCTGCTGGGCTTCGTCGACGGCACCGAGAACCCGGACGGGCCGCTGGCCGACAGCGCCACCCGGATCGGGGACGAGGATCCCGACTTCGCCGGGGGCTGCTACGTCCACGTGCAGAAGTACCTGCACCTGATGGACTCGTGGAACGCGCTGTCGACCGAGGAGCAGGAGCGGGTGATCGGCCGCACCAAACTCGACGACATCGAACTCGACGACGCGGTCAAGCCGGCCAACTCCCATGTCGCGCTCAATGTCGTCGAGGACGAGGACGGCACCGAACTCAAGATCGTGCGGCACAACATGCCGTTCGGTGAGGTGGGGACGGGCGAGTTCGGCACCTACTTCATCGGCTACTCGCGCACCCCCGCGGTCACCGAGCGGATGCTGCGCAACATGTTCATCGGCGACCCGCCCGGCAACACCGACCGCATCCTGGACTTCTCGAAGGCCGTAACCGGTTCGATGTTCTTCACCCCGATCACAGATTTTCTGAACGACCCTCCCCCGCTTCCTGATTCGGCGACGGAGACCGCGCAACCCGCCGCTGAGGAACGCGGCGGATATGCGGGATCACTGGCGATCGGCAGTCTGAAAGGACAACCGCAATGA
- a CDS encoding family 1 encapsulin nanocompartment shell protein, with the protein MNNLYRELAPVTDAAWAQIEEEATRTFKRNIAGRRVVDVSEPGGPVTAGVSTGHLLDVAAPGDGVVAHLRASQPLVRLRVPFTVNRIDIDDVERGSQDSDWDPVKAAAKKLAYAEDRAIFEGYQEAQIRGIRNSSSCPNLALPEDPRDIPDVISQALSELRLAGVDGPYSVLLSAEVYTKVSETTAHGYPIREHLSRLVDGDIIWAPAIDGAFVLSTRGGDFDLQLGTDVCIGYLSHDAETVQLYLQETLTFLCYTAEAAVALSA; encoded by the coding sequence ATGAACAACCTGTACCGGGAACTGGCACCGGTCACCGATGCCGCGTGGGCGCAGATCGAGGAGGAGGCCACCCGGACGTTCAAGCGGAACATCGCGGGCCGTCGCGTCGTCGACGTCAGTGAGCCGGGCGGTCCGGTGACCGCGGGAGTGAGCACCGGCCATCTGCTCGACGTGGCGGCCCCCGGCGACGGCGTTGTCGCCCACCTGCGCGCCAGCCAGCCGCTGGTCCGGCTGCGGGTTCCGTTCACCGTCAACCGGATCGACATCGACGACGTCGAGCGCGGATCGCAGGACTCGGACTGGGATCCGGTCAAGGCGGCCGCTAAGAAGCTGGCGTACGCCGAGGATCGGGCGATCTTCGAGGGTTACCAGGAAGCGCAGATCCGCGGTATCCGCAATTCCAGCTCGTGCCCCAATCTGGCGCTGCCCGAGGACCCCCGCGACATCCCCGACGTGATCAGCCAGGCCCTGTCGGAGCTGCGACTGGCCGGCGTCGACGGACCGTACAGCGTGCTGTTGTCGGCCGAGGTCTACACCAAGGTCAGCGAGACCACCGCCCACGGTTATCCGATCCGGGAACACCTGAGCCGACTGGTCGACGGAGACATCATCTGGGCCCCCGCCATCGATGGCGCCTTCGTGTTGTCCACCCGTGGTGGGGATTTCGACCTACAGCTGGGCACCGATGTCTGCATCGGCTATCTGTCGCACGACGCCGAGACCGTGCAGCTGTACCTTCAGGAGACGCTGACGTTCCTGTGCTACACCGCGGAGGCCGCCGTCGCGCTCAGCGCCTGA
- the purQ gene encoding phosphoribosylformylglycinamidine synthase subunit PurQ, translating to MTAKVGVITFPGTLDDIDAARAVRLAGAEPVSLWHADADLKGVDAVVVPGGFSYGDYLRAGAIAKFAPVMGEVVEAAGRGMPVLGICNGFQVLCEAGLLPGALTRNAGLHFICRDTWLEVASNTSAWTSRYELGADLLVPLKSGEGRYVASENVLDELEGDGRVVFRYRENLNGSMRGIAGISSANGRVVGLMPHPEHATEALTGPSDDGLGIFYSALDAVLVS from the coding sequence ATGACCGCCAAGGTGGGGGTGATCACCTTCCCGGGCACGCTCGACGACATCGACGCCGCCCGGGCGGTCCGGCTCGCCGGCGCCGAACCGGTGAGCCTCTGGCACGCCGACGCCGACCTCAAGGGTGTCGACGCGGTCGTCGTCCCCGGCGGCTTCTCCTACGGCGACTATCTGCGCGCCGGCGCCATCGCCAAGTTCGCGCCGGTGATGGGCGAGGTGGTCGAGGCCGCCGGCCGTGGCATGCCCGTGCTGGGCATCTGCAATGGCTTCCAGGTGCTGTGCGAGGCAGGTCTGCTGCCCGGTGCGCTGACCCGCAACGCCGGCCTGCACTTCATCTGCCGCGACACCTGGCTGGAGGTCGCGTCCAACACCAGCGCGTGGACCAGCCGCTACGAGCTGGGCGCCGACCTGCTGGTCCCGCTGAAGTCCGGGGAAGGCCGCTACGTCGCGAGCGAGAACGTGCTCGACGAACTGGAGGGTGACGGCCGGGTGGTGTTCCGCTACCGCGAGAACCTCAACGGCTCGATGCGGGGCATCGCAGGCATCAGCTCGGCCAACGGTCGCGTCGTCGGCCTGATGCCGCATCCCGAGCACGCCACCGAGGCGCTGACCGGTCCGTCCGACGACGGCCTGGGCATCTTCTACTCCGCACTGGACGCAGTTCTGGTGTCCTGA
- the purS gene encoding phosphoribosylformylglycinamidine synthase subunit PurS, translating into MAKVVVNVMPKTEILDPQGQAIVGALGRLGFEGISDVRQGKRFELEIDGDIDDAKLAEIAESLLANTVIEDWTVTREDRA; encoded by the coding sequence GTGGCAAAAGTGGTGGTGAACGTCATGCCGAAGACGGAGATCCTGGATCCGCAGGGACAGGCGATCGTCGGGGCGCTGGGCCGGCTCGGGTTCGAGGGCATCTCAGATGTGCGGCAGGGCAAGCGTTTCGAGCTGGAGATCGACGGTGACATCGACGACGCGAAGCTCGCCGAGATCGCCGAATCGCTGCTCGCCAATACCGTGATCGAGGACTGGACCGTGACCCGGGAAGACCGGGCATGA
- a CDS encoding ATPase gives MYARVVMALAVAVFGVAVTPGIARPVPGVCPPVCDAIPDVAWIESGAVPLHPVYRWPGMARLAVAVTAPRFEFESWCASPARVDDPRDYVVAARSRIANAPGHWNLHVQVLHWRGDVVTGGRTALQTLEWARMSLASCHLTAPKVSPSLTTNDAMQLVSVISDAGRRVMRTYLVADPASSSLVELTLWTTLPAAVEWRGVASDTQVLDAMAFPLCAAYLGSCR, from the coding sequence GTGTACGCACGTGTGGTGATGGCGCTGGCGGTCGCGGTGTTCGGGGTTGCCGTGACGCCCGGGATCGCGCGTCCGGTCCCGGGCGTGTGCCCGCCGGTCTGCGACGCGATCCCCGACGTGGCGTGGATCGAGTCCGGCGCGGTGCCGCTGCACCCGGTGTACCGCTGGCCCGGGATGGCCCGCCTCGCGGTGGCGGTGACCGCGCCGCGGTTCGAGTTCGAGTCCTGGTGCGCGAGCCCCGCACGCGTCGACGACCCGCGCGACTACGTCGTGGCCGCCCGGTCCCGGATCGCCAACGCGCCGGGGCATTGGAACCTGCACGTCCAGGTGCTGCACTGGCGCGGCGACGTCGTCACCGGTGGGCGGACCGCCCTGCAGACGCTGGAGTGGGCGCGGATGTCACTGGCGTCGTGCCACCTGACCGCGCCGAAGGTGTCGCCGTCGCTGACCACCAACGACGCCATGCAGCTGGTCAGTGTCATCAGCGACGCCGGCCGCCGCGTCATGCGGACCTATCTGGTCGCCGACCCGGCCAGTAGTTCCCTGGTCGAGCTCACGTTGTGGACGACGCTGCCCGCCGCGGTCGAGTGGCGCGGGGTGGCGTCGGACACACAGGTGCTCGACGCGATGGCGTTCCCGCTGTGTGCGGCATATCTGGGCTCATGCCGGTGA